In Verrucomicrobiia bacterium, a single genomic region encodes these proteins:
- the nuoF gene encoding NADH-quinone oxidoreductase subunit NuoF produces the protein MEKLISKYFVEGKTFWLDEYEKDGGYNAARSAFDKMTRESLIEEVKKSNLRGLGGAGFPCGMKWSFVPQNTGKPVYLAVNADEGEPGTFKDKYILQHAPHLLLEGIILASFANNVHKAYVYIRGEYAAAAEIMNKAIDEAKAKGYLGKKIFGKDFDLEVVIHRGAGAYICGEETGLLESLEGKRAYPRLKPPFPAVVGLFGCPTVINNVETLSYLPFIVNRGAEWFAGLGSPKNGGMRLLCVSGHVKKPGVYELPLGIKLRDVIYNHAGGIREDRQLKAVVPGGLSAAVLTADQIDVGMDFDQLKALGTMAGSGGVMVLDETTNMVEALMVTMRFYAHESCGQCSPCREGTGWVHRILSRVVGGNGRAKDIDNLLDICSFMGGTTICALADGAAMPLRSYPQKFRAEFEEYIAKRKSNPDMLSELHGGAKKRGGEREIHAQAHH, from the coding sequence ATGGAAAAGCTCATCTCCAAATATTTCGTCGAGGGCAAGACGTTCTGGCTCGACGAATACGAAAAAGACGGCGGCTACAATGCCGCGCGCAGCGCGTTCGATAAAATGACGCGCGAGTCGCTCATCGAAGAAGTGAAGAAGTCCAACCTGCGCGGCCTCGGCGGCGCGGGTTTTCCCTGCGGCATGAAGTGGAGCTTTGTCCCGCAGAATACGGGCAAGCCCGTTTACCTCGCGGTCAACGCCGACGAAGGCGAGCCCGGAACGTTCAAAGACAAATACATCCTGCAGCACGCGCCGCATCTTCTGCTCGAAGGCATCATCCTCGCGTCTTTCGCCAACAACGTGCACAAGGCCTACGTTTACATCCGCGGCGAGTACGCGGCGGCGGCCGAAATCATGAACAAGGCGATCGACGAAGCCAAAGCAAAAGGCTATCTCGGCAAAAAGATTTTCGGCAAGGACTTCGATCTCGAAGTCGTGATCCACCGCGGCGCCGGCGCTTATATCTGCGGCGAAGAAACCGGCCTTTTGGAATCGCTCGAAGGCAAGCGCGCTTACCCGCGCCTGAAGCCGCCGTTCCCGGCCGTCGTCGGCCTTTTCGGCTGCCCGACCGTCATCAACAACGTGGAAACGCTTTCTTACCTTCCTTTCATCGTCAACCGCGGCGCCGAATGGTTCGCGGGCCTGGGCTCTCCGAAAAACGGCGGCATGCGCCTTTTGTGCGTGAGCGGCCACGTGAAAAAGCCGGGTGTTTACGAATTGCCGCTCGGCATCAAATTGCGTGACGTGATTTACAACCACGCGGGCGGCATCCGCGAAGACCGCCAGCTGAAAGCGGTCGTGCCCGGAGGCCTTTCCGCCGCGGTATTGACGGCCGATCAGATCGACGTGGGCATGGACTTTGACCAGCTGAAAGCGCTCGGCACCATGGCCGGTTCCGGCGGCGTCATGGTGCTGGATGAAACCACCAACATGGTCGAAGCGCTCATGGTCACGATGCGTTTCTATGCGCATGAATCCTGCGGCCAATGCTCGCCGTGCCGCGAAGGCACGGGCTGGGTGCACCGCATTCTCTCGCGCGTGGTCGGCGGCAACGGGCGTGCTAAAGACATCGACAATCTCCTCGACATCTGTTCGTTCATGGGCGGCACCACGATTTGCGCGCTCGCCGACGGCGCGGCCATGCCGCTGCGCAGCTACCCGCAAAAATTCCGCGCGGAGTTCGAGGAGTATATTGCCAAA